In Salarias fasciatus chromosome 20, fSalaFa1.1, whole genome shotgun sequence, a single window of DNA contains:
- the avpr2aa gene encoding vasopressin V2 receptor, translated as MESISVETDWDGLGLSPLGATGRHNFSSAFVSELNSFNASHSGGSLFGIFPENGSSHSARTTPQPRVRDPSLARAEIAVLGVVLALTTLGNGLVLWLLLRRRKHNAPMHVFMVNLCVADLVVALFQVLPQLIWDITEHFQGPDFLCRSIKYLQIVGMFASSYMIVAMTVDRHHAICCPLQAYRGGAMSRWNTPVIIAWALALVLSVPQVFIFSRSEVAPGQFECWGHFAKPWGLKAYVTWMTVAVFVLPALIITVCQIRIFREIHNNIYLKSERMVMAELKNSKILFRFHGFKKEDERTRERGRRTSGGGGREGRGGQHLKGANNNPHNNLRNSQQAGDCYDYVPSAIQYNARCGEPVTTTALAAQQQARDGQETHAGSPRCSLDYAPPHPPPTPPPSITKAMSKTVRMTLVIVLVYTICWSPFFIVQLWAAWDPNPPDQGIAFTILMLLASLNSCTNPWIYTAFSSSVSREMQSLLHCRSRPGRRGSIPDDSTTTHTSTTKDSLY; from the exons ATGGAAAGCATCAGTGTGGAAACAGACTGGGATGGGTTAGGCCTGTCCCCTCTGGGCGCCACAGGAAGACACAACTTCTCCTCCGCCTTCGTCTCCGAGCTCAACTCCTTCAACGCCTCCCACAGCGGAGGATCCCTGTTCGGGATCTTCCCCGAGAATGGCTCCAGCCACTCGGCCCGCACCACGCCCCAGCCCCGGGTGCGAGACCCGAGCCTGGCCCGGGCCGAGATCGCCGTGCTCGGGGTGGTGCTGGCTCTCACCACGCTGGGGAACGGCCTGgtgctgtggctgctgctgaggaggaggaagcacaaCGCGCCCATGCACGTGTTCATGGTCAACCTGTGTGTGGCTGACCTGGTGGTGGCGCTCTTTCAG GTCCTTCCTCAGCTCATATGGGACATCACCGAGCACTTTCAGGGACCGGACTTTCTCTGCCGGTCCATCAAGTACCTACAGATAGTGGGCATGTTTGCGTCCTCCTACATGATAGTCGCCATGACAGTAGACAGGCACCACGCCATCTGCTGCCCGCTGCAGGCCTACCGTGGAGGAGCCATGTCCCGCTGGAACACCCCTGTCATTATAGCCTGGGCCCTGGCACTGGTGCTCAGCGTACCCCAG GTGTTCATCTTCTCCCGCTCGGAGGTGGCGCCCGGACAGTTCGAGTGCTGGGGCCACTTTGCGAAGCCATGGGGGCTGAAGGCCTACGTCACGTGGATGACTGTGGCCGTCTTCGTCCTGCCCGCCCTCATCATCACCGTCTGTCAG ATAAGAATCTTTCGTGAGATTCACAATAATATCTACCTGAAGTCAGAGCGGATGGTGATGGCCGAGCTGAAGAACAGCAAGATCCTCTTTCGTTTCCACGGCTTCAAGAAGGAGGACGAGCGGacgagagagagggggagacgAACGTCTGGGGGAGGGGGCAGAGAAGGGAGGGGAGGACAGCATCTGAAGGGTGCAAATAACAACCCCCACAATAACCTCCGGAACAGCCAGCAGGCGGGGGATTGTTACGACTATGTACCCTCCGCCATTCAGTACAACGCTCGCTGTGGAGAACCCGTGACGACGACGGCGCTGGCGGCACAGCAGCAGGCGCGCGACGGCCAGGAGACCCACGCCGGCTCTCCCCGCTGCTCCCTCGACTACGCCCCCCCTCACCCGCCGCCCACTCCGCCTCCCAGCATCACGAAAGCCATGTCCAAGACAGTGAGGATGACCCTGGTCATCGTGCTGGTCTACACCATCTGCTGGTCCCCCTTCTTCATCGTGCAGCTGTGGGCAGCCTGGGACCCCAACCCTCCAGACCAAG GAATCGCCTTCACCATCCTGATGCTGCTGGCCAGTTTGAACTCGTGCACCAACCCGTGGATCTACACGGCCTTCTCCAGCAGCGTGTCCAGAGAGATGCAGAGCCTGCTGCACTGCCGGTCACGACCCGGCCGCCGGGGCTCCATCCCCGACGACTCCACCACCACgcacacctccaccaccaaaGACAGCCTGTACTGA